The proteins below come from a single Elusimicrobiaceae bacterium genomic window:
- a CDS encoding peptidylprolyl isomerase: MKKFLFVFFALSLLTACKKSQALDIEADLETAPPKDIIVAEVGPVQISQRQLEERLAVLPTEDQEYAKTPVGRKNFIHVLAREQLIALDAKEENLDKEDFYLTALEDKREQLKEIYFSFSSDLLNRMWEEHMREKGIISVSEEEIAQYYDKYPYEMTIKQIIIPDAETADAVWRELKRSKSRWKELDRQYSKAPEESNGKEISFMPGEFIPELEVIAANSSTGSVQGFVKTTQGFHIIMKTGERRLKLKDAAPRIRTILENQKIDAALNALQNKYKVVIYEQDE; this comes from the coding sequence ATGAAGAAATTTTTATTTGTATTTTTTGCACTTTCTTTATTAACGGCTTGTAAAAAATCTCAAGCCCTAGACATTGAAGCCGATTTGGAAACAGCCCCCCCTAAAGATATCATTGTAGCGGAGGTCGGCCCCGTACAGATTTCTCAACGTCAATTGGAAGAACGCTTGGCCGTATTGCCGACAGAAGATCAAGAATATGCCAAAACTCCCGTCGGAAGAAAGAACTTTATCCACGTGCTTGCCAGAGAACAATTAATTGCCTTAGATGCCAAAGAAGAAAACCTGGATAAAGAAGATTTTTACCTCACCGCATTGGAAGACAAACGCGAACAATTAAAAGAAATTTATTTTAGTTTTTCTTCCGATTTGCTTAACCGAATGTGGGAAGAACATATGCGCGAAAAGGGCATCATCTCCGTTTCGGAAGAAGAAATCGCCCAGTATTATGACAAATACCCTTATGAAATGACAATCAAGCAAATCATCATTCCCGATGCTGAAACAGCCGATGCCGTTTGGCGAGAATTAAAACGTTCCAAAAGTCGCTGGAAAGAGTTAGATCGTCAATATTCCAAAGCCCCCGAAGAAAGCAACGGGAAAGAAATTTCTTTTATGCCGGGCGAATTTATACCAGAGTTAGAAGTAATTGCCGCCAATTCTTCCACCGGCTCAGTGCAGGGCTTTGTAAAAACAACACAAGGATTTCATATAATAATGAAAACGGGAGAACGGCGTCTGAAACTAAAAGATGCGGCTCCGCGTATCCGTACTATTTTGGAAAATCAAAAAATAGATGCGGCTTTGAATGCTTTACAAAATAAATACAAGGTGGTTATTTATGAACAAGATGAGTAA
- a CDS encoding SurA N-terminal domain-containing protein has translation MNKMSKFLLPVLGVCLTAGLQAKVMDASVATVNGRPVLSSEYDTYYEGVIEQYQAAAPQILEQPYAKDMLGKEVLRELISKELLYQAAEEAKIQVKDSEIDAGLAEIKARFVIDENGKQDPKGADKRFNEALKKQHMSLKAYKNKIKKDISVKKLLELQVQSTVKPVEEADVKALYSNVEAALKNNTKALKKLEKEDPAKLREAQLIAAKLKQLTAEQVRVGHIYLSITKDMTAEEAKKKEELAKQIKKELDGGMDFSAAVKKYTEDKAALASGGDMILIKGIAPKEVDNAAFTLAVGKVSTPIKTEVGWHIIKVKEKRAEKEVSFEDIAGDLAQYVAQNKIQTAMMEYVNGLADKADIKVSKTFEVDKVIEAEAAKRAAAEAKKEGEKSAKADTEKSDKKDTAKEGKKEESKSEVKEEKK, from the coding sequence ATGAACAAGATGAGTAAATTTCTCTTGCCCGTGTTGGGGGTATGCTTAACAGCGGGCTTACAAGCCAAAGTGATGGACGCGTCTGTGGCCACCGTCAACGGACGTCCGGTATTATCTTCTGAATATGACACTTATTACGAAGGAGTCATCGAACAATATCAAGCAGCCGCACCGCAAATCTTAGAGCAACCTTATGCTAAAGATATGTTGGGAAAAGAAGTATTAAGAGAGTTAATCTCTAAAGAACTTTTGTATCAAGCAGCCGAAGAGGCCAAAATTCAAGTCAAAGACTCTGAAATAGATGCCGGTTTGGCAGAAATTAAAGCACGCTTTGTCATTGACGAAAATGGCAAACAAGACCCGAAAGGTGCAGACAAACGCTTTAATGAAGCACTCAAAAAACAACACATGAGTTTAAAGGCCTATAAAAATAAAATTAAAAAAGATATTTCTGTTAAAAAACTTTTAGAACTTCAGGTGCAATCTACCGTCAAACCGGTGGAAGAAGCAGACGTAAAGGCTTTGTACTCCAATGTAGAAGCGGCTCTTAAAAACAACACCAAAGCCTTGAAAAAATTGGAAAAAGAAGATCCTGCCAAATTGCGTGAAGCGCAACTTATTGCCGCCAAACTCAAACAATTAACTGCTGAGCAAGTGCGCGTGGGACACATCTATTTATCCATTACCAAAGACATGACAGCCGAAGAGGCCAAGAAAAAAGAAGAATTAGCCAAACAAATCAAAAAAGAATTGGACGGAGGAATGGATTTCTCTGCCGCTGTAAAGAAATACACCGAAGACAAAGCCGCTTTAGCCAGCGGAGGAGATATGATTTTAATCAAAGGCATCGCCCCGAAAGAAGTGGACAATGCCGCCTTTACCTTAGCGGTAGGCAAAGTCAGTACCCCGATTAAAACAGAAGTAGGTTGGCATATTATCAAAGTAAAAGAAAAACGTGCCGAAAAAGAAGTTTCTTTTGAAGATATCGCAGGAGATTTAGCCCAATATGTGGCTCAAAACAAAATCCAAACCGCGATGATGGAATATGTCAACGGACTGGCCGATAAAGCCGATATCAAAGTGAGCAAAACCTTTGAGGTAGACAAAGTAATCGAAGCCGAAGCAGCCAAACGTGCCGCCGCCGAAGCCAAAAAAGAAGGAGAAAAATCGGCCAAAGCAGACACTGAAAAATCTGACAAAAAAGATACTGCTAAAGAAGGCAAAAAAGAAGAAAGTAAAAGCGAAGTAAAAGAAGAAAAGAAATAA
- a CDS encoding 4-hydroxythreonine-4-phosphate dehydrogenase PdxA, whose protein sequence is MKEQKPILFITAGEPLGIGPEVTVKALRDKRVQKACTPIVIGEPTTLYKAGFTPDLAGLIPIESVYEKPATVQPSRWGGDISFKALKLACKLAHKHKTSVVTSPVSKQSWAKAGVHFTGHTEFLREYYGKTALMMFVSGQIRCALVTEHFAIADLPNTLSKARIIQAGKDFAKALKRLNSSNPHIAVSTLNPHGGDNGRFGNEENKIILPAIKTLQKSGIHIQGIYPTDSLWDKHVKGNFDGILCMYHDQALLGLKLAAKEPIVHITAGLEFLRTSPTHGTAFDIAGKNIADPASMIAAILFTAHKK, encoded by the coding sequence ATGAAAGAACAAAAACCCATTCTTTTTATTACTGCAGGAGAACCGTTGGGCATTGGACCGGAAGTGACTGTCAAAGCCCTGCGGGATAAGCGCGTCCAAAAAGCCTGCACCCCCATTGTAATTGGCGAGCCGACCACTTTGTATAAAGCAGGTTTCACACCCGATTTAGCAGGGCTTATTCCCATAGAATCTGTATATGAAAAACCTGCCACTGTCCAACCCAGCCGATGGGGAGGAGACATTTCTTTCAAAGCCTTAAAACTTGCCTGTAAATTGGCCCACAAACACAAAACATCGGTTGTCACCTCCCCCGTTTCCAAACAAAGCTGGGCTAAAGCAGGGGTGCACTTTACAGGACATACCGAGTTTCTGCGCGAATATTACGGAAAAACCGCTTTGATGATGTTTGTCAGCGGTCAAATACGTTGTGCCTTAGTCACGGAACATTTTGCCATTGCAGATTTACCCAATACTCTGAGCAAAGCCCGCATCATACAAGCCGGAAAAGATTTTGCCAAAGCACTGAAACGCTTAAATTCTTCAAATCCGCACATTGCCGTAAGTACTTTAAATCCGCATGGCGGAGATAATGGCCGCTTTGGAAATGAAGAAAATAAAATCATTTTACCGGCCATCAAAACGCTGCAAAAATCCGGCATTCACATACAGGGGATTTATCCCACTGACAGTTTATGGGACAAACACGTAAAAGGAAATTTTGACGGTATTTTGTGTATGTATCATGATCAGGCCCTTTTGGGATTAAAACTAGCCGCCAAAGAGCCGATTGTTCATATTACGGCCGGTTTAGAGTTTTTGCGCACGTCCCCCACACATGGCACAGCCTTTGACATTGCCGGCAAAAACATAGCAGACCCAGCCAGCATGATAGCGGCTATTTTGTTTACTGCACATAAAAAATAA